In the genome of Aphidius gifuensis isolate YNYX2018 linkage group LG6, ASM1490517v1, whole genome shotgun sequence, the window AAAATTCATCGACAtgattatatacataaaataaaaatagatatatttaaaaaataatattggataaaataaagtgaaaaaaagaaaaaaaaaattgtgtataaAGTTTGAGGTGAATGATGAGTCATACTGGGCCCAGTAGTAGTCACCACTGGAATCTCTCATCTGTGCTTGGAATACAAATCCAGTCTTGCCtttcttcttcaattttacttacgacaatttattttatttttttccatttttatttaacttttatacttctgtttttacttgaatttttttttgttttattttatttttctttcatcacAAAACATAGATGTTTACTAACGGTAAATATATACAACCACCAATCTTCAATCGAGCCCACCTCCATTATACCTGTCAAATACATATCGGAGTAAACTTTGTTAAGTTCTGCTCCAAGAAACtgcaattattatcatgataataatcgaaatttcgtatataaaatgaacaatataCAGCTGttctttttcttaattatttatttaataaactaaatttatttagccTCAATAAATGTCATGACATTGATGTTACAATTTCTTATAACTATCTCAAATTCCAATCGTAAATATTCCTCACGTGTTCATCATAAACGGTCACTCGTTgactcctttttttttttttctttttttctttttctaatgacatatataaatatcattatcattaagaTAAAATGTAATAAACGCCTTGATTATCAGTGCGAggtctaaaattaattacatcaTTATCTTgggttttttctatttttctattttttctttttaatcattattgaCAACGTTtgacgataaaaaatatacgtttatttaaaattcaagaatTATATAATGCTCTATTAAATTTTGAcgactaaaaatttttacttgaagctttaataattaataaaattaatacacaaaaaattaatacttaaatatttattcaaaaagttttatttaattttttaattaaattaaatttatttatttactaaaatatttatttgaaattcaaataattattatcacagttttaaacttttaatgtcgattaaattttttatattttaattaaaaacctacattggaaaaaaaaaaaaaattaaataaacttatttgttatttaaatttatcaatttttcataatcaacaaataaatccattttaaaaaatgcaaatttatttgatatataaaatatctgtcaattagaaaataaacttttcactcttcatgataaaaaataaatgtcatatttaaaattatgattgatgataatttaaattatattaagaaTGAAACATGGAGCTGACGATATTAAACAGAGTACTTACACCTATCAtctcatgataataatgataatagtgatggcgttgatgttgatgatgttgatgatgatgatggtggtatTACGAGGATTACGTGCCTTAGTAAATTGGCCAGCACAAAGTTTAAGTAACATCTTGCCCACGCATTACATtcacatgaaataaaaaataaaaaaacaaaaattaatttttgcattATATTCTCTAAAGCATCGTCTGGAAATTCATATGAAATTTAACGCCttcacattattttattaaactcgTGTTCAATGTTTCTTAtcaaataacataaattttctAACCACatccattaatttataattttttttatttttaaatttaaacatacaatttaattattctataaatattaatcatcactttaaaccaattaaaatttcataaaaaaaattaatttaatattaaaattttctattgtaTATATTACATGAAAACGagtataaaaaattccaataaataaatgaaaaggatttttaaaaatcatgttGCTTTGATCAATAAAACTaactgaataaaatatatttgcctCAGGGATGAAAGCTAAAcgaacatttatttaaaaataaaaaaaaaaaatgcaatgtGAGTGATCGAGGTGTAGTGAAATGTATGTTAACGAGGGATAAATTGGTGTGTATGTGTTGATAATACAAAATGTTGCCAAAGCATGGCAGTTTGTActgttaattttgttaattagtgTAACGAGCCAGGCGTGCTGCAAAAGTCTGCTATCCATGTACACCTACATTGTGATaacaatctaaaataattataataactatACCAAGTTAAAAGAAGAGccaaaagaataaatatatataacactaaaaaataatcatcatgtttaaaaaaaattaaaaagaaacaacaacacatgatgaaaaaataattatatactttttaattaaattatattttaacgtaaattttgtttaaaacatATCATTTGTTGACTTGGCcccaattattatttctaattttatttattttgttgtcgttgttgttgtcttCAGGATCGTTGAATTTAACGAGACACTAGCTGTAAAATAATAAGGGTAATATGATACGATTATCGATCGTCCACCCAGCAGGTTATTACAACGTTAAAATACAACATTTTAACTGAGCATGTTTATTTGTGTTGGTGGTGGTTCAGTTAGATAATTAATTCGATACCTTGTTCAAGTTATTACACAGCGGGAAATAGTCTATACACACActcgattaattattttaactctttttcaatatattaataatatataaatatattttatcattgaattatttcatttggttgtcattgagaattttttttgaatttatatatgaggTTGGTCAACACCAGTTGAAAATATCACTGTAGTGAATGTGTATCGTTATCCATTGGTCATCACAATTTAACCGATATGTTCAGCTTCACCAtgctcatttatttttaaaataaaaaaatgttttttttttcccttcttttataaattaaatatccaaGCAATTAGTGTAAAACTGGTTTTCATTGGACATTACACCATTGCCAACAGCTCGATTCTCAGTGTTGAGCTTTTGTCAATTGCCATTAATCATTTTGTTATCTCATCTGTTATTCATCATCGTAATGTGTTATTCCAACAAGTACatgtatcaaaataataaaaaaaaaaaaatacaagaaaatagaaaataaaatttatatgattattatttttaacaattttagaTTCTCAAGATGttgatcttgatgcaattcTTGGTGAGTTGTGTGCACTTGAAAGACGTTGCGATGGGGACATTGCCTCGACACCGGCGCCAGACACCCAACGACCTGGAAGACCAAACAGCGGAAGAATCAATCCAGGTGACAGTACAGACATTGGAAAAAATGATGGTGGTAtgtattatcatttgaaaatatcaaataattattttatatatttataaaaaatttattttatatattattgatttttttttacaacaggTATACGTACTGATAGTCCTGACAATGACAGTGCATTTTCTGATACTGTATCAATGTTGTCAAGTGAAAGTTCAGCAAGTAGCAGTGGTTCAGGACATAAACTACCACAACCAGTTATGCATCCACCACCTCCACAGCAATCACATCAACTTATgggtaaaatttacatataaatatatatcaattaatgCATTCAATTGGTTCatttaatagtttaattaatttattcatataatttaaatttaaatttaaataacagatGCAGCAAGTCGTGCTAAAGCTGAAAAAATACGTCTTGCATTGGAGAAAATGCGTGAAGCAAgtgtacaaaaattatttatcaaagcaTTTACATTGGATGGTAGTGGAAAAAGTCTTCTTGTTGATGAAGGAATGAGTGTTGCACATGTTTGCCGTTTACTTGCTGACAAAAATCATGTTGCAATGGATCCCAAGTGGGCTGTTGTTGAACATCTTCCTGATCTTTTTATGGAGAGAATTTATGAGGATCATGAACTTCTTGTGGAAAATCTTTTGTTATGGACAAgagattcaaaaaataaattattatttgttgaaagaCCAGATAaaactcaattatttttatcaccagaaaaatatttacttggaCAATCAGACAGACATGCTACTGAATATGACGATCATTCTCGTAATATATtacttgaagaatttttttcaagcagTAATATTGGTGTACCagaggtaaaaataataacaacaacaaatattgatttttattttgtataaataatagtcaGGCTTTTagccaaaaaatattttacattaatgAGTTGGCAATAGTGACTCCGTGCATCATACTGTGACagtgtatttaattttcaatttttatttttttattgcaggTTGAGGGTCCACTCTACTTGAAATCAGATGGTAAAAAAGgatggaaaaaatatcattttatattacGTGCATCTGGTCTTTATTATTGGCCAAAAGAAAAAGCAAGAACAGCACGTGATCTTGTTTGTCTAGCAACATTTGATGTTAATCAAGTATATTATGGTGttggttggaaaaaaaaatataaagcacCAACTGATTATTGTTTTGCTGTAAAACATCCACGTTTACAACAgccaaaatcaacaaaatatatcaaatttatttgtgcTGAGGATAATGCTGTTTTAGAAAGATGGATGGTTGGTATTAGAGTTGCTAAATATGGTAGACaaataatggaaaattatAGAACACTAGTTGATGAATTAGCTCAAGAGGATCTTGATCTTTTGGCACATGCTAGATCATGCTCAGTTAGTTCAATTGCTGTACCACAAAATCAAACACAATACAATACAACAAATGATAATGCACGACaatttagtgaaaaaaatagacaaaatggtacaattaatgataatgGCACAAGAACATATGATAATCAAcgacaaaattataataataataataacaataataatacagaaCAACGACAAAGTTTTACAAATGATGGACGTTTAAGTCGTGCAAGTAGTTCAAGTTCAAGTGGTTGTTTGTCTGATGGTGCACCAAGTAGTTGTGAAGTTGCATTTGAATGTGGTGAATTTCCAACTGGTACAATAAAACGTAAACCATCAATGAATCCAAAATTACCATTAACATCAATAACAAGACAATTAAAAGAAGTTGGTGAAACAGTTAGAGATGAACCAGATTCTTGTCCAAGTCCAACAAATTCAAGTACAAGTACATTAACAAGAAGACACAGTCGTAGAAGAAGTGGAACAAGTGATTCTGATGGTTCTGGTACATTAAAAAGACATCATAGATCTGGTAATGCAACACCAGTTAGTCCAGTACCACCAACTACACCAGTTAGAGAAATTATTAGtccaataaattatacaaaaacaGATAGTCAAGATATTAAAACACCAACAAgtccaattaaaaataataataattgtatgacTGATTCAATAATGtcattaccaccaccaccaccatcaccagcAAGATTAAATgaagatattattaattgtgataatgaaccattaccaccaccaccaccagaaATGTTTagatcaaatttatcattggattcattaccaccaccaccagcaccTGGTGAAATACCAAATTGTGATACAGCAAATTTTACTGGTTCAACATTGAGTCTTGATtcattaccaccaccaccatgtCCTCTTGTTGGTGAAACTGGTACAATAAGACGAGCAAAACCAAAACAAACAATACAATGTAATTCTATAATACCTGATACATCATCAacacgtaataataataatattaataataatcttaataataatattaataataatagtaatggaCAAATTTATGGTATAATACAAAATTGTAATACGACACAATCACAAAATAATGGCTATACGCATAATAATGGTAATACATCACctcataatttatattctgaaTCAAATTCAAGTACACCAACTTATACACCAAGTTCACCGACTTTTAtatcaccaccaccatttATACCACCACCAGCATATAATTCACAACAACATAGTCTTCAAAGACAAACAGTTAAAGCTGAAATTAATTATGGTACATATCCAGGAATAGCAACAGTagcaacaccaacaacaacaccagtaCTACTACAACAACAAAGTggacaattgataaaaaataatattaataataatagtaatactGATACAGTTAGAAGAAGTGCattaaaacaaacaacaaataattattcaacacCACCATATCTTGCTGAACTTAAAGCAACATCAAGTCCACAACCACAAAAACGTGTTACAATACAAGAACCACCAATGTcaccaaaattaaaaacaggtactggtaaaaaaataacatttaatttaccaCCAGAACAAGATATTGATAGTCCAGCATTACCATTAAGAAAACCAATGCCACCAGCACGTTCAGATAGTACTAAATTAACATCACCTAAAAAATTAGCAGCATCTGATCAAGCACCACCTGGTGATTTTCTTAAAGATTTACAACGtgttatgagaaaaaaatggcAAGTTgcacaaaaatgtaaattagatacaacaacaacaccacatGAGGTACTTGGTTTTCGTGATCCACCACCAGCAATTGCTGATTATAGAGAAACAAATGTATCAAATTGGGTACAAGAACATTATGGAAATGATAatctttatgaaaatatttatacaaatgatCCAAATGCACCAATTGAATATGCAACAAGTCCAACATTAcaacaaacaattaaatttactgaTGAAAATCAAAGTATGAATATTGCTAATGTtattgcatgtaaaaaaagaccaccaccaccaccaccaaaaaGAGCTGAAACTACACAATTAACAAGCCGTCCAATGCACTGACAGTAGCTGATAATTCAGCCTCATACTGAGAGGCGATGGTACTCgtgtttttgtatttgatacaaaaaacattttttcaacaaaattaattacaacaacaataacaacaacaacaactgttTTACAATTTTACTATTCAATATGTGCTTTTATCTATATTCTTAAACACGAAAATTGGATGCTTGTTCTCTTATCTagtacagaaaaaataaaaaaaaaaagtctccAGTATGTATTATGTATACGTGCACATGAAAAGTTTTTgttgcaattttatatatatatataccatctAAATTGCTTTTTTACAAGCAATGAataacaatgaatttttttttttttcatttgaaaaatgcaATGTTTAACAATGCACTTGAAgtttagaataaaattataggaaaaaaataattaaataaatataaaaagaaaatacgaaaaataaaaaaaaaataaaacaataataataataataataatattaataagaaaattataaataatatgaaaaaaatatgttaagaaaaaaaaacactgccGCACACTTTAAGGATGTGATATAAATCGTAAGCCAGCTTATTATTATGCACCATTTTTCGATTGGCAAGCCGGTCGATGCACTCCTTCATATGCATATATTCGAAATcacattatatattaatttatattaaatactaaaaaaaataaaaaaaaaatatttatattatataatatttaaaaaacaaaaattattattattattaattttcattttatatataacacGTGAACGTGTTTATTGactgtttaatttttgattgaaattcaaaaagaaaaaaaataaaaaacgaaataataacTGGatgaaaagaaatgaaaatgaaaaaataaaataaaaaatattaggcCTGCcacttttgtatatttttaacgcataaagtaaaaatataaaaacaaaaaaaaatatattaataatcaaggtGCTTTATAAATGACATTAACATTGtgacatttatttacaattaaatattgaaataataattgcatttAAATGCATTAAAACTATGAAAGCGTATAcgtaaaatatatgtttataattgACATAATAATACATGTGTAGATTTAAAATGAGCAGCTTGTGCTCTTCAACATAAATgcgataatatttaaataataatcaatattgatGGACCTCAATGTGTGAtctaatgtttttattttaatttttttggatagTGTTGTTTGTTAAACAACAAGTtaacattttttcaatgagcacaaaaatatttataatactagattttttttgtaactgaTTAAACTCATTAATGccatttttttgataactgTATACAATTATGCTGCGTGACTGTGTGTCAGTGCTAATTAGTCTAAagaaagattattattttttttttatatcacaagatttatatagaatttatactttttattttttttttttgaatttctcTAGTGTAACCacatgtttattgttattaaagtATGACGTATATATAGAAGAATTTATTTACGAATTGTagaatgtcaaaaaaaaatatttaacatgaattttggaaaaaaaaaattgtttttcgattattattttgattttttatctctGTGTTtggatttttcaatttttttaaaaaagagcTACAAGTCAAATTTGCAAGTGAAATCATATCTGTCAAAGTAAagtaaagaaattaaaattaaaaaaagtaaaaacaaataaaacactCATAGACTAATGTACGATAATCAAAGAAccaatagataaatttttgagCCTTATTgcgaatgaaaattttttgtctaaataattcatacaaatttttataataaaaagaaaataaaaagttttttacaatggtgtcattaaataaataatgttctccaaacaaaaaaaataaataataaaaataataaatcaagacATGTAACAAGTAGTTGTGCTGACGaatgtttgtttaattttttgaattaatttttgaaataaatttaatttaaataaaatttataattgacaGTAAGATTTTCTATGCTTTGCTGATTGAaagaattttgaaataaataaaacagaatATACGAGTGTCAGTGAGAAGAAAAATTTGAGTCATTgcgaaaaatgaaataataattagtgcAATTGTGAGCTgcacataaaaaatttgaaagttAACAAttgtaaacaataatatttttattatgaattattgaaaaaaattaaatctttaattatttaattatttaagtatgTATGCTTATGGTTATgtaaatattgaaatgaatggtgaataaaaaaaaaattaaattgaaagaagaaagccaattatttttgattattttatagtgCCTCGATACATTACGTACGATATATCACTCGGGaccatttgataatttaatttgttatcaGGTATTCGCGGTTCGCGTGATGGCCCGTGGTTCTTTTGAGCGCTAGTGTCAAGCAGCCTGTAATGGAactacttttaaaatattcataccAACTGATAAGCATGacctcaaatttattttacctcGACAAATTCTTAGTCACTGTTGACATAAATGACAACCAAGAAGACTGGAGGTTTTTaatgcaataataaataaataattattttttttcattaaaatatagcCGGTTGAAGAGAAAACTGCAACATTTTCGTTGCATACGATAGATGACAGCTATATTTCCGATAGTCAAGTCATAATCTTCGGTCAAAAAGTGCGTCATTCTGACGACAACTTTAAATTCTGGtttacatttgataaatttagcattaattatttatcatcaaattatatttgcCAATGATCTGCATCCAATTGGAAAAATGAAACCTGaatgtttatcaaataatattatcactcgtttaactttaaaaaataatttttaatatgtattatagatatgttttttttaaatgacaaatattttaaataatttttttattctcactATGATAAACTAGAATGTAcacataattaataatatttatttttaatttctgttATTGATTAGATTTTGTGAATGTGGAACTGATGATTGCCTGACAACATTCTAACGAATTTTTCCTTGCTGAAATGTCGAGTAAGTACTGTACAAgttatacataaatttatttttttaatttttcatagtaGAATTTCAATCAATCATACAACACAAAGATAAATTTCCATatagatttaataaaatttagaataatcTCTTCAACTGTAAAACAAGCGAAAAATAtagttcaataaatttaataacacgCCTCAGGCAAAGCTTAAAAATGCCGTcgcttcaaaaaaaaaaaaaagaaaccacCACGTGGTTCTTCATACAGGAAAAATTatccaataaaatttttttattttttttttacaagcaTATACAAACAATTCACCGGCGTTTTcatcttatttaaaaattacttggtATTTTTTCACATGAGAATCCTAAATACATCTTTTCACACTCCAGtgacaattttaaaaacaaatttcacatacaaaaaaaaaaaataattcaagataGAATAAAACGAAATAGAATataaatagaagaaaaaaaaaatttaccaacgATTGGGTtggattgaagaaaaaattatgttgatgTTGGttttgaaaagaataaaataaaaaaaaaaaaaaatggaggtAGATGGTAATCtatgttaataaaatgaaatacgAGCAGagggatatatttttttttttttagggatgACAAGGGGTAAACGGGGGTGGGTAAGATCGAGAGAAAGAAAAAGCCAGAAAAAGAGGGGGGTATTATAAAGGGGTGGGggtgtgtataaaaaaaaaaaaaagaggagaagatttttctttgatacaACGACTTCCGTGGCATGCGAGGGGTTCATCGACCCTTCATTCGAGTACGAGAAAATTCTATGGGGTTGATGGGACAagccccttttttttttcaaaaagggTGAACCCCCTACTATGAAAATCCAACGGCATCGCGAAACTTTCCCAACATAATATATCTCAAATTTGATCCAAGCTTTGACACAATGTTAAAATTCGATCAACTCATAAACtcactataaaataaataaatttaatataaatttaattgttaaaatattaaatatactgtaaaaaaaaaataaactattttctctctttttattatacataaaaaattataaaattgattattaccAACAATTTAATTGGCtagagaaatgaaaaataaataatatatgagtgaattatagaaataaaaaattatattctcagATTATATTCACTTCCCATAGATTCACTGGGTAAAATCTGATGACCTAAATTTATAAAGGGTAACGaccctagaaaaaaaaaagatggaaaCAAAA includes:
- the LOC122858958 gene encoding uncharacterized protein LOC122858958 isoform X1, whose protein sequence is MLCGSFKKKRRQPGDEYRLVRSNNTQIISMNDNTEESIKATNKLSSKSSSIKDLIIMGLDNVSSATLRPFNSDINTPRIDSYRFSMANLEDSQDVDLDAILGELCALERRCDGDIASTPAPDTQRPGRPNSGRINPGDSTDIGKNDGGIRTDSPDNDSAFSDTVSMLSSESSASSSGSGHKLPQPVMHPPPPQQSHQLMDAASRAKAEKIRLALEKMREASVQKLFIKAFTLDGSGKSLLVDEGMSVAHVCRLLADKNHVAMDPKWAVVEHLPDLFMERIYEDHELLVENLLLWTRDSKNKLLFVERPDKTQLFLSPEKYLLGQSDRHATEYDDHSRNILLEEFFSSSNIGVPEVEGPLYLKSDGKKGWKKYHFILRASGLYYWPKEKARTARDLVCLATFDVNQVYYGVGWKKKYKAPTDYCFAVKHPRLQQPKSTKYIKFICAEDNAVLERWMVGIRVAKYGRQIMENYRTLVDELAQEDLDLLAHARSCSVSSIAVPQNQTQYNTTNDNARQFSEKNRQNGTINDNGTRTYDNQRQNYNNNNNNNNTEQRQSFTNDGRLSRASSSSSSGCLSDGAPSSCEVAFECGEFPTGTIKRKPSMNPKLPLTSITRQLKEVGETVRDEPDSCPSPTNSSTSTLTRRHSRRRSGTSDSDGSGTLKRHHRSGNATPVSPVPPTTPVREIISPINYTKTDSQDIKTPTSPIKNNNNCMTDSIMSLPPPPPSPARLNEDIINCDNEPLPPPPPEMFRSNLSLDSLPPPPAPGEIPNCDTANFTGSTLSLDSLPPPPCPLVGETGTIRRAKPKQTIQCNSIIPDTSSTRNNNNINNNLNNNINNNSNGQIYGIIQNCNTTQSQNNGYTHNNGNTSPHNLYSESNSSTPTYTPSSPTFISPPPFIPPPAYNSQQHSLQRQTVKAEINYGTYPGIATVATPTTTPVLLQQQSGQLIKNNINNNSNTDTVRRSALKQTTNNYSTPPYLAELKATSSPQPQKRVTIQEPPMSPKLKTGTGKKITFNLPPEQDIDSPALPLRKPMPPARSDSTKLTSPKKLAASDQAPPGDFLKDLQRVMRKKWQVAQKCKLDTTTTPHEVLGFRDPPPAIADYRETNVSNWVQEHYGNDNLYENIYTNDPNAPIEYATSPTLQQTIKFTDENQSMNIANVIACKKRPPPPPPKRAETTQLTSRPMH
- the LOC122858958 gene encoding amyloid beta A4 precursor protein-binding family B member 1-interacting protein isoform X3 gives rise to the protein MERYEDEGGEDSDNETDPEQLLNEWLGELDSLTVGLDNVSSATLRPFNSDINTPRIDSYRFSMANLEDSQDVDLDAILGELCALERRCDGDIASTPAPDTQRPGRPNSGRINPGDSTDIGKNDGGIRTDSPDNDSAFSDTVSMLSSESSASSSGSGHKLPQPVMHPPPPQQSHQLMDAASRAKAEKIRLALEKMREASVQKLFIKAFTLDGSGKSLLVDEGMSVAHVCRLLADKNHVAMDPKWAVVEHLPDLFMERIYEDHELLVENLLLWTRDSKNKLLFVERPDKTQLFLSPEKYLLGQSDRHATEYDDHSRNILLEEFFSSSNIGVPEVEGPLYLKSDGKKGWKKYHFILRASGLYYWPKEKARTARDLVCLATFDVNQVYYGVGWKKKYKAPTDYCFAVKHPRLQQPKSTKYIKFICAEDNAVLERWMVGIRVAKYGRQIMENYRTLVDELAQEDLDLLAHARSCSVSSIAVPQNQTQYNTTNDNARQFSEKNRQNGTINDNGTRTYDNQRQNYNNNNNNNNTEQRQSFTNDGRLSRASSSSSSGCLSDGAPSSCEVAFECGEFPTGTIKRKPSMNPKLPLTSITRQLKEVGETVRDEPDSCPSPTNSSTSTLTRRHSRRRSGTSDSDGSGTLKRHHRSGNATPVSPVPPTTPVREIISPINYTKTDSQDIKTPTSPIKNNNNCMTDSIMSLPPPPPSPARLNEDIINCDNEPLPPPPPEMFRSNLSLDSLPPPPAPGEIPNCDTANFTGSTLSLDSLPPPPCPLVGETGTIRRAKPKQTIQCNSIIPDTSSTRNNNNINNNLNNNINNNSNGQIYGIIQNCNTTQSQNNGYTHNNGNTSPHNLYSESNSSTPTYTPSSPTFISPPPFIPPPAYNSQQHSLQRQTVKAEINYGTYPGIATVATPTTTPVLLQQQSGQLIKNNINNNSNTDTVRRSALKQTTNNYSTPPYLAELKATSSPQPQKRVTIQEPPMSPKLKTGTGKKITFNLPPEQDIDSPALPLRKPMPPARSDSTKLTSPKKLAASDQAPPGDFLKDLQRVMRKKWQVAQKCKLDTTTTPHEVLGFRDPPPAIADYRETNVSNWVQEHYGNDNLYENIYTNDPNAPIEYATSPTLQQTIKFTDENQSMNIANVIACKKRPPPPPPKRAETTQLTSRPMH
- the LOC122858958 gene encoding uncharacterized protein LOC122858958 isoform X2; the encoded protein is MDWLRHQDVKELPDVSVTPDENDDCYFEEDTSIDEGMGLDNVSSATLRPFNSDINTPRIDSYRFSMANLEDSQDVDLDAILGELCALERRCDGDIASTPAPDTQRPGRPNSGRINPGDSTDIGKNDGGIRTDSPDNDSAFSDTVSMLSSESSASSSGSGHKLPQPVMHPPPPQQSHQLMDAASRAKAEKIRLALEKMREASVQKLFIKAFTLDGSGKSLLVDEGMSVAHVCRLLADKNHVAMDPKWAVVEHLPDLFMERIYEDHELLVENLLLWTRDSKNKLLFVERPDKTQLFLSPEKYLLGQSDRHATEYDDHSRNILLEEFFSSSNIGVPEVEGPLYLKSDGKKGWKKYHFILRASGLYYWPKEKARTARDLVCLATFDVNQVYYGVGWKKKYKAPTDYCFAVKHPRLQQPKSTKYIKFICAEDNAVLERWMVGIRVAKYGRQIMENYRTLVDELAQEDLDLLAHARSCSVSSIAVPQNQTQYNTTNDNARQFSEKNRQNGTINDNGTRTYDNQRQNYNNNNNNNNTEQRQSFTNDGRLSRASSSSSSGCLSDGAPSSCEVAFECGEFPTGTIKRKPSMNPKLPLTSITRQLKEVGETVRDEPDSCPSPTNSSTSTLTRRHSRRRSGTSDSDGSGTLKRHHRSGNATPVSPVPPTTPVREIISPINYTKTDSQDIKTPTSPIKNNNNCMTDSIMSLPPPPPSPARLNEDIINCDNEPLPPPPPEMFRSNLSLDSLPPPPAPGEIPNCDTANFTGSTLSLDSLPPPPCPLVGETGTIRRAKPKQTIQCNSIIPDTSSTRNNNNINNNLNNNINNNSNGQIYGIIQNCNTTQSQNNGYTHNNGNTSPHNLYSESNSSTPTYTPSSPTFISPPPFIPPPAYNSQQHSLQRQTVKAEINYGTYPGIATVATPTTTPVLLQQQSGQLIKNNINNNSNTDTVRRSALKQTTNNYSTPPYLAELKATSSPQPQKRVTIQEPPMSPKLKTGTGKKITFNLPPEQDIDSPALPLRKPMPPARSDSTKLTSPKKLAASDQAPPGDFLKDLQRVMRKKWQVAQKCKLDTTTTPHEVLGFRDPPPAIADYRETNVSNWVQEHYGNDNLYENIYTNDPNAPIEYATSPTLQQTIKFTDENQSMNIANVIACKKRPPPPPPKRAETTQLTSRPMH